One genomic window of Candidatus Pseudobacter hemicellulosilyticus includes the following:
- a CDS encoding cytochrome c maturation protein CcmE, producing MKKIHIVILVGIAASIMVLLSFMGDLSTYETLASARQKAGKTVTVITQLDRTYAQPIQYDPARNPNLTRFFVTDTLGNKAEVLYYFEKPFDMEKSDRIVLKGKMKGNIFEITRKDGILIKCPSKYKDDPKAAYNNLTKN from the coding sequence ATGAAAAAAATACATATCGTCATCCTGGTGGGGATTGCCGCGAGCATCATGGTGTTGCTGAGCTTTATGGGCGACCTGTCCACGTATGAGACCCTGGCCTCCGCCCGTCAGAAAGCTGGCAAAACGGTTACAGTGATCACCCAACTGGACCGGACCTATGCCCAGCCTATCCAGTACGACCCCGCCAGAAACCCCAACCTGACCCGTTTTTTCGTGACGGATACCCTGGGAAACAAGGCTGAAGTGCTGTATTATTTCGAAAAGCCCTTCGATATGGAGAAAAGTGACCGTATAGTATTGAAAGGCAAGATGAAAGGCAATATTTTCGAGATCACCCGCAAGGATGGGATCCTGATCAAATGCCCTTCCAAATACAAAGACGACCCCAAGGCAGCCTACAATAACCTCACGAAAAACTAA
- a CDS encoding agmatinase family protein has translation MTDLSHFDANGASNPNNNIFGLPFPEEEARVIILPVPWEVTVSYSAGTARAADHIFKASMQVDLFDSDCGEAWKAGFYMRPPDKKILLKSDYLRKEAELFIDYTSKGELVEKNQFMCKSLKEINEGGNFLKNWVYEQTKELLDKGKLVALLGGDHSTPLGYYKALAEKHPDFGILQIDAHADLRKGYEHFTYSHASIMYNTLQELPGVSKLVQVGVRDYCQEEFDFIKAHPARISTYFDRSIKERLYEGHHWKEIADEIAASLPEHVHVSFDIDGLDPKLCPNTGTPVPGGFEAEQIFYLLKRIRQSGRRIIGVDLNEVGVGESDWDANVGARILWKLCNLLVASNA, from the coding sequence ATGACAGACTTATCGCATTTTGATGCCAACGGCGCCAGCAATCCAAATAATAATATTTTTGGCTTGCCCTTCCCTGAGGAAGAGGCACGCGTCATTATTTTGCCCGTGCCCTGGGAGGTGACCGTGAGCTATTCCGCCGGTACCGCCCGCGCAGCAGACCATATCTTCAAGGCCAGCATGCAGGTGGACCTGTTTGACAGTGACTGCGGCGAAGCCTGGAAAGCCGGCTTCTACATGCGCCCCCCGGACAAAAAGATCCTGCTCAAAAGCGACTATCTCCGTAAAGAAGCCGAACTCTTTATTGATTATACCTCCAAAGGAGAGCTGGTAGAAAAGAACCAGTTCATGTGCAAATCCCTCAAAGAGATCAATGAGGGCGGTAACTTCCTCAAGAACTGGGTGTATGAGCAGACCAAAGAACTGCTGGACAAAGGCAAACTGGTAGCCCTGCTGGGCGGGGACCACAGCACCCCTCTGGGATATTACAAAGCCCTGGCCGAAAAACATCCTGATTTCGGCATCCTGCAGATTGACGCCCATGCCGACCTGCGCAAAGGCTATGAGCATTTCACTTACAGCCATGCCAGCATCATGTACAACACCCTCCAGGAACTGCCCGGCGTTAGCAAGCTGGTACAGGTGGGTGTAAGGGATTACTGCCAGGAAGAATTTGATTTTATCAAAGCGCATCCTGCCCGGATCAGCACTTATTTTGACCGGAGCATTAAAGAGCGGTTGTATGAAGGCCATCACTGGAAAGAGATTGCCGACGAAATTGCCGCCAGCCTGCCGGAGCATGTGCATGTCAGCTTCGATATAGACGGCCTGGATCCCAAACTCTGCCCCAATACCGGTACGCCCGTACCCGGCGGCTTTGAAGCAGAGCAGATCTTCTACCTCCTGAAGCGTATCCGCCAGAGCGGCCGCCGCATCATTGGTGTTGACCTCAATGAAGTAGGCGTAGGCGAAAGCGACTGGGACGCCAACGTTGGCGCCCGCATTTTGTGGAAGTTATGTAATTTGCTGGTGGCCAGCAATGCATAA
- a CDS encoding radical SAM protein: MSVLPQSPYLLYSDGKGNIFEDTSLYAVGRAGWDAMPVPVEDWIELPEGGSLYELPGRRGIGIDVKTGEMRLCDKGWAAAAFIPPAHTGLFLAAYETGHDAPTLPLFCYTAAAWFNNKFFVPAVRIEQDIRQECAGFDTDTITHGVDTYLKAYPHNRLVKHLAENCCLTYNCPAARNYFMGRWECPVPSSPACNANCIGCISFQPQEEEIVSTQDRLTFKPSAEEIVEFTVPHLESAPFPIVSFGQGCEGEPLLMWETIRRSIIEMRRHTKKGSININTNGSKPDAVKALCEAGLDSIRVSTNSARKHIYEAYYRPNNYQFEDIVESLKVVRSYGGWASINYFVFPGMTDTIEEYEALRQLIIDTDLTMIQWRNFNIDPDWYLGKIGVVETSELLGVKQLQELIREEFPKVKYGYFNPPMERIRGDYEADFAHL, from the coding sequence ATGTCTGTACTGCCACAATCACCGTATCTGTTGTATTCCGACGGGAAGGGAAATATTTTTGAGGACACTTCATTATATGCTGTTGGTCGCGCCGGCTGGGATGCCATGCCTGTGCCTGTAGAAGACTGGATAGAATTACCTGAAGGAGGTTCCTTGTATGAGCTGCCCGGCCGCCGGGGTATCGGGATCGATGTAAAGACCGGAGAGATGCGGCTGTGCGACAAAGGCTGGGCCGCTGCCGCCTTCATTCCCCCCGCCCATACCGGCCTTTTCCTGGCCGCCTATGAAACGGGCCATGACGCTCCTACCCTGCCCCTGTTCTGTTATACTGCCGCCGCCTGGTTCAACAATAAATTCTTTGTGCCCGCCGTCCGCATTGAACAGGATATCCGCCAGGAATGCGCCGGCTTTGATACGGATACCATCACGCATGGCGTGGATACCTACCTCAAGGCCTACCCGCATAACCGCCTGGTGAAACACCTGGCGGAGAACTGCTGTCTTACCTATAATTGCCCGGCCGCCAGGAATTATTTTATGGGAAGATGGGAATGCCCCGTGCCCAGCTCACCGGCCTGCAACGCCAACTGTATCGGCTGCATCTCTTTCCAGCCGCAGGAAGAGGAGATCGTTTCCACCCAGGACCGCCTCACCTTCAAACCTTCTGCGGAAGAGATCGTGGAGTTCACCGTACCCCACCTGGAATCAGCGCCCTTCCCCATTGTCAGCTTTGGACAGGGCTGTGAAGGCGAGCCCCTGCTGATGTGGGAAACCATCCGCCGCAGCATCATTGAAATGCGCCGGCACACAAAAAAAGGCAGCATCAATATCAATACCAACGGCTCCAAGCCCGATGCCGTGAAAGCACTCTGCGAAGCCGGACTGGATTCCATCCGCGTCAGCACCAACTCGGCCCGCAAACATATTTACGAAGCCTACTACCGCCCCAATAACTACCAGTTTGAGGATATTGTAGAGAGCCTCAAAGTAGTACGCTCCTATGGCGGCTGGGCCAGTATCAACTACTTTGTATTCCCGGGTATGACCGATACCATAGAAGAATACGAAGCGCTGCGCCAGCTCATCATTGATACCGACCTGACCATGATCCAGTGGCGGAATTTCAATATTGATCCCGACTGGTACCTGGGTAAGATCGGCGTGGTGGAAACCAGCGAGCTGCTGGGCGTAAAACAGCTGCAGGAGCTGATCCGCGAGGAATTCCCCAAAGTTAAATATGGCTATTTCAACCCGCCCATGGAAAGGATCAGGGGCGATTACGAAGCAGATTTCGCCCATTTGTAA
- a CDS encoding bifunctional folylpolyglutamate synthase/dihydrofolate synthase — protein sequence MIYQETIDYLFTRLPMFSRVGAAAYKADLTNTLRLCTVLGNPHKKFKSIHIAGTNGKGSTSHMLAAVLQSAGYKTGLYTSPHLKDFRERLKIDGEMVPEEFVVRFTEKIRPVIEEIEPSFFEITVAMMADWFAEQQVDIAVIETGLGGRLDSTNVILPEVSVITNIGFDHMNLLGDTLEKIAGEKAGIIKTGVSAVIGETNNTTAPVFTLKAATVNAPVVFADQLRYAADWHYQHHQLEVQVAASNTDERQTYQLDLPGFYQTRNLMTVLEAVHQLQLKGWDIQQTHIHSGLRQVKKLTGLHGRWELIHQHPAVILDVAHNADGIRQVVAMTELTQYRALHMVIGMVRDKDIQPALALLPKEASYYFTQANIPRALPADELAAQARELGLEGHIYPDVNTGLRAALEQAHKDDLVLVCGSVFVVGEVQL from the coding sequence ATGATCTACCAGGAAACAATTGATTACCTGTTCACCCGCCTGCCGATGTTCAGCCGGGTGGGCGCAGCCGCATACAAGGCTGACCTGACCAATACCCTGCGGCTCTGCACCGTACTGGGGAACCCCCACAAAAAATTCAAAAGCATCCATATTGCCGGCACCAATGGCAAGGGCTCTACCAGTCATATGCTGGCGGCCGTGCTGCAAAGCGCCGGTTACAAAACGGGCCTCTATACTTCGCCCCACCTCAAAGATTTCCGGGAAAGACTGAAAATAGATGGAGAGATGGTCCCCGAAGAATTTGTGGTGCGCTTCACTGAAAAGATCCGCCCGGTCATTGAAGAAATTGAACCCTCCTTCTTTGAGATCACGGTGGCTATGATGGCCGACTGGTTTGCCGAACAGCAGGTAGACATCGCCGTTATTGAGACCGGCCTCGGCGGAAGACTGGACAGCACCAATGTGATCCTGCCGGAAGTTTCCGTGATCACCAATATTGGCTTTGACCATATGAACCTGCTGGGTGACACCCTGGAAAAAATTGCCGGTGAGAAGGCCGGCATCATCAAAACCGGCGTATCGGCGGTGATCGGCGAAACCAACAATACTACGGCCCCTGTATTTACCTTGAAAGCCGCTACTGTCAACGCCCCTGTTGTTTTTGCCGATCAGCTGCGCTATGCGGCCGACTGGCATTACCAGCACCACCAGCTGGAAGTACAGGTGGCCGCCAGCAACACGGATGAGCGGCAGACCTACCAGCTGGACCTGCCAGGCTTCTACCAGACCAGGAACCTGATGACTGTATTGGAAGCGGTACACCAGTTGCAGCTGAAAGGCTGGGACATTCAGCAAACGCATATCCATAGCGGTTTACGCCAGGTAAAAAAGCTGACCGGGCTGCATGGCCGCTGGGAGCTGATCCACCAACATCCGGCCGTGATCCTGGATGTGGCCCATAATGCGGATGGCATCCGCCAGGTGGTGGCCATGACTGAACTGACACAATACCGCGCCCTGCATATGGTGATAGGCATGGTGCGCGATAAAGATATTCAGCCGGCACTGGCGCTCTTACCCAAAGAAGCCAGTTATTATTTTACGCAGGCAAACATTCCCCGGGCGCTGCCGGCCGATGAACTGGCTGCCCAGGCCCGGGAACTGGGGCTGGAAGGACATATTTATCCCGATGTCAATACCGGCCTGCGCGCTGCACTGGAACAGGCCCATAAAGACGATTTGGTGCTGGTCTGCGGATCAGTATTTGTGGTGGGAGAAGTGCAGTTGTAG
- a CDS encoding NUDIX hydrolase: protein MKDLRWKTIASEYLHNEQWLTVRKDTCERPDGRIISPYYVMEYDTWVTALALTEDGKVVMEKQYRHALGTVAWEIPGGCVDATDASLDEAIARELLEETGYAFSKYEYLGKTSSNPSTNSNWMHMYLATGGKKVQDQNLDENEEIIVELFSIEELKDMLNKGEIIQSMHVTTIFYALQKLGKL from the coding sequence ATGAAAGATCTTCGCTGGAAAACCATCGCCTCGGAATACCTGCACAATGAGCAATGGCTCACTGTCCGGAAAGACACCTGTGAACGACCTGACGGCCGCATTATTTCGCCCTATTACGTAATGGAATATGATACCTGGGTAACAGCCCTGGCCTTAACGGAGGACGGTAAAGTAGTGATGGAGAAGCAATATCGCCATGCCCTGGGGACCGTTGCCTGGGAGATCCCCGGCGGCTGTGTGGATGCTACTGATGCCAGCCTGGACGAGGCTATAGCCCGCGAGCTGCTGGAAGAAACAGGGTATGCGTTCAGCAAGTATGAATACCTGGGTAAAACCTCTTCCAATCCCTCCACCAACAGCAACTGGATGCATATGTACCTGGCTACCGGCGGGAAAAAAGTGCAGGACCAGAACCTGGATGAGAATGAAGAGATCATTGTTGAGCTGTTCAGTATTGAGGAGCTGAAAGACATGCTCAACAAAGGAGAGATCATCCAGAGCATGCACGTGACTACTATCTTTTATGCGCTGCAGAAATTAGGGAAATTATAA
- the bstA gene encoding bacillithiol transferase BstA, with protein sequence MDLRYPIGHYEPQPFSPAIKRSWLQDIQFLPGLLEQAIENLDEKQLLTPYREGGWSLKQVVHHVADSHINAYTRMKLGLTEDKPVIKPYDEKAWATLADVDTTPINISITLLYTLHTRWHATLLLLTDEQWKRCIIHPEQNKELSLWYLLGSYAWHGKHHVAHITSLRERKGW encoded by the coding sequence ATGGATCTACGTTACCCCATCGGTCATTACGAACCACAGCCTTTTTCCCCTGCTATCAAAAGAAGCTGGTTGCAGGATATCCAGTTCCTGCCCGGCCTGCTGGAGCAGGCCATTGAGAACCTGGACGAAAAACAGTTACTGACTCCCTACCGCGAAGGCGGCTGGTCCCTGAAGCAGGTAGTTCACCATGTGGCCGACAGCCATATCAATGCCTACACGCGGATGAAGCTGGGACTAACGGAAGACAAACCCGTTATAAAGCCCTATGATGAAAAGGCATGGGCCACCCTTGCCGATGTGGACACCACACCCATCAATATCTCCATCACTTTACTCTATACCCTGCATACCCGCTGGCATGCCACCCTTTTACTGCTCACGGATGAGCAATGGAAACGCTGCATCATCCATCCTGAACAGAACAAGGAGCTAAGCCTCTGGTACCTGCTGGGCAGCTATGCCTGGCATGGTAAACACCATGTGGCGCATATCACGAGTCTGCGGGAGAGAAAGGGCTGGTAG
- a CDS encoding ABC transporter ATP-binding protein produces the protein MSKVIISVKDLVKKYGQFEAVKGISFEVYEGEIFGLLGPNGAGKSTTLEIIETLRDKTSGEVWVNGFNIDQQPDEIKKIIGVQLQTSGFYPGLNLLELIDLFAGLYNRKVDGRELLRSVNLEDKAKNKFKDLSGGQKQRFSIATTLINEPKVIFLDEPTTGLDPQARRNLWDLVKAIRLKGTTVIITTHYMDEAEVLCDRIAIVDSGRIVALDTTDKLIDELVATGFERPKEVKKANLEDVFIHLTGKTLREE, from the coding sequence ATGAGCAAGGTGATCATTTCTGTGAAGGACCTGGTAAAAAAATACGGTCAGTTTGAGGCTGTAAAAGGCATCAGCTTCGAGGTGTATGAAGGTGAGATCTTTGGTCTGCTGGGGCCCAACGGCGCCGGTAAATCCACCACGCTGGAGATCATTGAGACCCTGCGCGACAAAACCTCCGGCGAAGTCTGGGTCAATGGTTTCAATATCGACCAGCAGCCTGATGAGATCAAAAAGATCATCGGCGTCCAACTGCAGACCTCCGGCTTTTATCCCGGTCTCAACCTGCTGGAACTGATAGATCTCTTTGCCGGACTGTACAACCGCAAAGTGGACGGCCGTGAGTTGCTGCGCAGCGTGAACCTGGAAGACAAGGCAAAGAACAAATTCAAAGACCTCAGCGGCGGCCAGAAACAACGGTTCTCCATTGCCACCACCCTGATCAATGAACCCAAAGTGATCTTCCTGGACGAGCCTACCACCGGCCTGGATCCTCAGGCCCGGCGTAATCTCTGGGACCTGGTAAAAGCCATCCGCCTCAAAGGCACCACCGTGATCATCACCACCCATTATATGGATGAGGCCGAAGTACTCTGTGATCGCATCGCTATCGTGGACTCCGGCAGGATAGTAGCACTGGATACTACCGATAAACTGATAGATGAACTGGTGGCCACCGGCTTTGAAAGACCCAAGGAAGTAAAGAAGGCCAACCTGGAAGATGTGTTCATTCACCTGACCGGAAAGACATTAAGGGAAGAGTAA